From Streptomyces fungicidicus, one genomic window encodes:
- the dnaG gene encoding DNA primase, whose product MAGRINDEDVKAVRDAVPIDAVVSEYLQLRNAGGGNLKGLCPFHDEKSPSFQVSPSKGLFHCFGCQEGGDTITFVMKIDHLSFSEAVERLAGQAGITLRYEEGGYNPTHQRGERIRLVEAHKIAAEWYAEQLATGPEAETGRAFLADRGFDQAAAVHFGVGYSPQGWDHLTRFLRGKGFSDKELVLSGLSQEGRRGPIDRFRGRLMWPIRDIGGDVVGFGARKLYEADTGPKYLNTPETAIYKKSQVLYGIDLAKKDIAKASRAVVVEGYTDVMACHLAGVTTAIATCGTAFGGDHIKILRRLLMDNGSARVIFTFDGDAAGQKAALRAFEDDQKFAAETYIAIAPDGMDPCDLRLAKGDEAVSDLVQPRTPLYEFALRQIVRRYDLDTPAGRAAALDEAAPTVARIKNSGAQHEVAVQLAGMLGILDTQFVVKRVAQLARWARERGGRGPAPDHRRQGGAPQQYAAAPAAPRGPALNLRNPVFATERELLKLALQRPELVSPAFDAYGVDEFTAPPYAAVRQAVLDAGGAEYGVQDPQEYLIRVREAAPDDAVRAMVTELAVEAIMLHRGVKGVDEVYAGAQLVTVRRRAVERRIRDIAGRLTRLGAHGDPAELSSVQNELWVLQQYDQALRERGAAAL is encoded by the coding sequence GTGGCCGGGCGGATCAATGATGAGGACGTGAAGGCGGTTCGGGACGCGGTCCCGATCGACGCCGTGGTGTCCGAGTACCTCCAGCTGCGGAACGCGGGCGGCGGGAACCTCAAGGGCCTCTGCCCCTTCCACGACGAGAAGTCGCCCTCCTTCCAGGTCAGCCCGAGCAAGGGGCTCTTCCACTGCTTCGGCTGCCAGGAGGGCGGCGACACCATCACGTTCGTGATGAAGATCGACCACCTCTCCTTCTCGGAGGCGGTCGAGCGGCTGGCCGGGCAGGCCGGCATCACCCTGCGCTACGAGGAGGGCGGGTACAACCCCACCCACCAGCGCGGCGAGCGGATCCGCCTGGTGGAGGCCCACAAGATCGCCGCCGAGTGGTACGCGGAACAGCTCGCGACCGGCCCCGAGGCGGAGACCGGCCGGGCCTTCCTCGCCGACCGCGGATTCGACCAGGCGGCCGCCGTCCACTTCGGCGTCGGCTACAGCCCCCAGGGCTGGGACCACCTCACCCGCTTCCTGCGCGGCAAGGGCTTCAGCGACAAGGAGCTGGTCCTCTCCGGGCTCTCCCAGGAGGGCCGCCGCGGCCCCATCGACCGCTTCCGGGGCCGGCTGATGTGGCCCATCCGCGACATCGGCGGAGACGTCGTCGGCTTCGGCGCCCGCAAGCTCTACGAGGCGGACACCGGCCCCAAGTACCTGAACACCCCCGAGACGGCGATCTACAAGAAGTCCCAGGTCCTCTACGGCATCGACCTGGCGAAGAAGGACATCGCGAAGGCGTCCCGCGCGGTCGTCGTCGAGGGCTACACCGACGTCATGGCCTGCCACCTGGCGGGCGTCACGACCGCCATCGCCACCTGCGGCACCGCGTTCGGCGGCGACCACATCAAGATTCTGCGCCGGCTCCTCATGGACAACGGCAGCGCCCGCGTGATCTTCACCTTCGACGGCGACGCGGCCGGCCAGAAGGCGGCCCTGCGGGCCTTCGAGGACGACCAGAAGTTCGCCGCCGAGACCTACATCGCCATCGCCCCCGACGGCATGGACCCCTGCGACCTGCGCCTCGCCAAGGGCGACGAGGCCGTCTCCGACCTGGTCCAGCCCCGCACCCCGCTCTACGAGTTCGCGCTCCGCCAGATCGTCCGCCGCTACGACCTCGACACCCCGGCCGGCCGCGCCGCCGCCCTCGACGAGGCCGCCCCGACCGTCGCCCGGATCAAGAACAGCGGCGCCCAGCACGAGGTCGCCGTGCAGCTGGCCGGCATGCTCGGCATCCTCGACACCCAGTTCGTCGTCAAGCGGGTCGCCCAGCTCGCCCGCTGGGCCCGTGAACGCGGCGGCAGGGGACCGGCCCCCGACCACCGCAGGCAGGGCGGCGCCCCCCAGCAGTACGCCGCCGCCCCGGCGGCCCCGCGCGGCCCCGCCCTCAACCTCCGCAACCCCGTCTTCGCCACCGAACGCGAACTGCTCAAGCTCGCCCTCCAGCGCCCGGAACTGGTCTCCCCGGCCTTCGACGCGTACGGCGTCGACGAGTTCACAGCCCCGCCCTACGCGGCCGTGCGCCAGGCCGTGCTCGACGCGGGCGGCGCGGAGTACGGCGTCCAGGACCCGCAGGAGTATCTGATCCGGGTCCGCGAGGCCGCCCCCGACGACGCCGTGCGGGCCATGGTCACCGAGCTCGCCGTCGAGGCGATCATGCTGCACCGCGGTGTGAAGGGTGTCGACGAGGTATACGCCGGCGCCCAACTGGTCACCGTCCGGCGCCGCGCGGTCGAGCGCCGCATCCGTGACATCGCCGGCCGCCTCACCCGCCTGGGCGCCCACGGCGATCCTGCCGAACTGTCCTCCGTGCAGAACGAGCTGTGGGTCCTTCAGCAGTACGACCAGGCACTTCGGGAGCGCGGCGCGGCCGCGCTGTGA
- a CDS encoding ABC transporter ATP-binding protein has protein sequence MLIRLLRTHLEPYKRPIALLVLLQFLQTSATLYLPTLNADIIDRGVVQGDTGYILSYGALMIGISLAQVVCNIGAVYYGARTASALGRDVRAAVFDRVQSFSAREVGHFGAPSLITRTTNDVQQVQMLVLMTFTLMVSAPIMCVGGIVMALGLDVPLSGVLVAVVPVLAVCVTLIVRRLRPLFRTMQERLDTVNRVLREQITGNRVIRAFVRDTYEQGRFRKSNTELTDMSLRTGNLLALMFPVVMTVVNLSSIAVVWFGAHRIDSGGMQIGDLTAFLAYLMQIVMSVMMATFMFMMVPRAEVCAERIQEVLGTSSSVVPPAAPVTELRRHGHLEVRGAGFRYPGAEEPVLKGVDLVARPGEVTAVIGSTGSGKSTLLGLVPRLFDATDGEVLVDGVPVAEVEPALLARTVGLVPQKPYLFAGTVATNLRYGNPDATDEELWQALEVAQGRDFVERLDGGLDAPISQGGTNVSGGQRQRLAIARTLVQRPEIYLFDDSFSALDYATDAALRAALARETAEATVVIVAQRVATIRDADRIVVLDEGRVVGTGRHHELMADNETYREIVLSQLTEAEAA, from the coding sequence GTGCTCATACGACTCCTGCGGACCCATCTCGAGCCCTACAAGAGACCCATCGCCCTGCTGGTGCTGCTGCAGTTCCTGCAGACCAGCGCCACGCTCTACCTGCCCACGCTCAACGCGGACATCATCGACCGGGGGGTCGTCCAGGGCGACACCGGTTACATCCTGAGCTACGGCGCCCTGATGATCGGCATCTCGCTGGCGCAGGTCGTCTGCAACATCGGCGCCGTGTACTACGGCGCCCGGACCGCGTCGGCCCTCGGACGGGACGTGCGCGCCGCCGTGTTCGACCGGGTGCAGTCGTTCTCCGCGCGTGAGGTCGGTCACTTCGGCGCGCCCTCGCTGATCACCCGTACGACGAACGACGTCCAGCAGGTGCAGATGCTGGTCCTGATGACGTTCACCCTGATGGTGTCGGCGCCGATCATGTGTGTGGGCGGCATCGTGATGGCGCTCGGCCTGGACGTCCCGCTGTCGGGCGTGCTGGTCGCGGTGGTGCCGGTGCTGGCCGTCTGCGTGACGCTGATCGTGCGCCGGCTGCGGCCGCTGTTCCGGACCATGCAGGAGCGGCTCGACACGGTGAACCGGGTGCTGCGCGAGCAGATCACCGGCAACAGGGTGATCCGCGCGTTCGTCCGGGACACCTACGAACAGGGGCGGTTCCGGAAGTCCAACACCGAGCTGACCGACATGTCGCTGCGCACGGGCAATCTGCTCGCGCTGATGTTCCCGGTGGTCATGACGGTGGTGAACCTGTCGTCCATCGCGGTGGTGTGGTTCGGCGCGCACCGCATCGACAGCGGCGGGATGCAGATCGGCGACCTGACCGCGTTCCTCGCCTATCTGATGCAGATCGTCATGTCCGTGATGATGGCCACCTTCATGTTCATGATGGTGCCGCGCGCCGAGGTGTGCGCCGAGCGCATCCAGGAGGTGCTGGGCACCTCCTCCAGCGTGGTGCCCCCGGCCGCGCCGGTCACCGAGCTGCGCCGGCACGGTCATCTGGAGGTCCGGGGCGCGGGGTTCCGCTACCCGGGCGCCGAGGAGCCGGTGCTGAAGGGGGTCGACCTGGTGGCGCGGCCCGGCGAGGTCACCGCCGTGATCGGTTCGACCGGCAGCGGCAAGTCGACGCTGCTCGGCCTGGTCCCCCGGCTGTTCGACGCGACCGACGGGGAGGTGCTGGTGGACGGCGTGCCCGTGGCGGAGGTCGAACCGGCGCTGCTGGCCAGGACGGTCGGGCTGGTGCCGCAGAAGCCGTACCTGTTCGCGGGGACGGTGGCGACCAATCTGCGCTACGGCAATCCGGACGCCACGGACGAGGAACTGTGGCAGGCGCTGGAGGTGGCGCAGGGCAGGGACTTCGTGGAGCGGCTGGACGGCGGCCTCGACGCGCCGATCTCCCAGGGCGGCACGAACGTCTCCGGCGGTCAGCGCCAGCGCCTGGCGATCGCCCGGACGCTGGTGCAGCGCCCGGAGATCTACCTCTTCGACGACTCCTTCTCCGCGCTGGACTACGCCACCGACGCGGCCCTGCGGGCGGCGCTCGCGCGGGAGACGGCCGAGGCGACCGTGGTGATCGTCGCCCAGCGGGTGGCGACCATCCGGGACGCCGACCGGATCGTGGTCCTCGACGAGGGCCGCGTCGTCGGCACCGGCCGGCACCACGAGCTGATGGCGGACAACGAGACCTACCGGGAGATCGTGCTCTCCCAGCTGACGGAAGCGGAGGCTGCCTGA
- a CDS encoding NAD(P)/FAD-dependent oxidoreductase, translating into MVDADQTFVIVGGGLAGAKAAETLRAEGFTGRVILICDERDHPYERPPLSKGYLLGKAERDSVFVQEPAWYARHDVELHLGQTVDAIDRAAKTVRFGEDGTLVRYDKLLLATGAEPRRLDIPGTGLAGVHHLRRLAHAERLKGVLTSLGRDNGHLVIAGAGWIGLEIAAAAREYGAEVTVVHRGRTPLHSVLGPELGQLFAELHMEHGVRFHFGATLTEITGQDGMVLAARTDDGEEHPAHAVLAAIGAAPRVSLAETAGLELADRAAGGGVLVDERLRTSDPDIYAAGDVASFPHALFDTRLRVEHWANALNGGPAAARSMLGREESYDRVPYFFSDQYDLGMEYSGWAPPGSYDEVVIRGDAGKREFIAFWVKEGHVLAGMNVNVWDVTDPIQALIRSGAPVDTEALADPRVPLESLGS; encoded by the coding sequence GTGGTCGACGCGGATCAGACATTCGTCATCGTCGGAGGCGGCCTGGCCGGCGCGAAGGCGGCCGAGACGCTGAGAGCGGAGGGCTTCACCGGCCGCGTGATACTGATCTGCGACGAGCGCGACCACCCCTACGAGCGGCCGCCGCTCTCCAAGGGCTACCTCCTCGGCAAGGCGGAGCGCGACAGCGTCTTCGTCCAGGAGCCCGCCTGGTACGCGCGCCACGACGTCGAACTGCACCTCGGCCAGACCGTCGACGCGATCGACCGCGCCGCGAAGACCGTCCGCTTCGGCGAGGACGGCACCCTCGTCCGCTACGACAAACTGCTTCTCGCCACCGGCGCGGAGCCCCGCCGCCTCGACATCCCGGGCACCGGCCTGGCCGGCGTCCACCATCTGCGCCGCCTCGCCCACGCCGAACGCCTCAAGGGCGTCCTGACCTCCCTCGGCCGGGACAACGGCCATCTGGTGATCGCCGGAGCCGGCTGGATCGGCCTGGAGATCGCGGCGGCGGCCCGCGAGTACGGCGCGGAGGTCACCGTCGTCCACCGCGGCCGGACCCCGCTGCACTCGGTGCTCGGGCCCGAGCTGGGCCAGCTCTTCGCGGAGCTGCACATGGAGCACGGCGTCCGCTTCCACTTCGGCGCCACGCTCACCGAGATCACCGGCCAGGACGGCATGGTCCTCGCCGCCCGCACCGACGACGGCGAGGAACACCCCGCGCACGCCGTCCTCGCGGCGATCGGCGCGGCCCCCCGGGTCTCCCTCGCGGAGACGGCGGGCCTGGAGCTCGCCGACCGCGCGGCCGGCGGCGGCGTCCTCGTCGACGAACGGCTGCGCACCTCGGACCCCGACATCTACGCGGCGGGGGACGTCGCGTCCTTCCCGCACGCCCTCTTCGACACCCGGCTGCGGGTGGAGCACTGGGCCAACGCGCTGAACGGCGGCCCGGCGGCCGCCCGCTCGATGCTGGGCCGGGAGGAGAGCTACGACCGCGTGCCCTACTTCTTCAGCGACCAGTACGACCTGGGGATGGAGTACTCCGGGTGGGCGCCGCCGGGGTCGTACGACGAGGTCGTGATCCGCGGCGACGCGGGGAAGCGCGAGTTCATCGCGTTCTGGGTGAAGGAGGGACACGTGCTCGCGGGGATGAACGTGAATGTGTGGGACGTCACTGACCCCATCCAGGCGCTGATCCGCAGCGGCGCCCCGGTGGACACGGAGGCGCTCGCGGACCCGCGCGTGCCGCTGGAGAGCCTCGGCTCCTAG
- a CDS encoding sirohydrochlorin chelatase translates to MTAYTPNHDTRPALVVVAHGSRDPRALSTVRQLLDRVRALRPGLPVHLGHIELNAPLLPDTLAGLEAFGTGSAVLVPLLLSRGHHVKRDIPDMAAGVRLHTRVAAPLGPHPLLVEALHARLTEAGWRTPADGAARRASAVVLAAAGSRDPESRADTAHTARLLADRLGVPVVPAYASAAAPTVPDALRALAARGRTRVAVASCFTAPGRFATECAAAAPGIASAPLGTHPAIPRLLLHHYDRAATPLLRLAPAS, encoded by the coding sequence ATGACGGCGTACACCCCGAACCACGACACCCGGCCCGCACTCGTCGTCGTGGCCCACGGCAGCCGCGACCCGCGTGCGCTGAGCACCGTACGGCAGCTCCTGGACCGCGTCCGCGCGCTGCGGCCGGGCCTGCCCGTCCACCTGGGGCACATCGAGCTGAACGCGCCCCTGCTCCCCGACACCCTCGCCGGTCTGGAGGCGTTCGGCACCGGGTCCGCGGTCCTCGTCCCCCTGCTGCTCAGCCGGGGCCACCATGTCAAACGGGACATCCCCGACATGGCCGCCGGGGTCCGGCTGCACACGCGCGTGGCCGCCCCGCTCGGCCCGCACCCCCTGCTCGTGGAGGCCCTGCACGCCCGTCTCACCGAGGCCGGCTGGCGCACCCCGGCGGACGGGGCGGCCCGCCGCGCGAGCGCCGTCGTCCTCGCCGCCGCCGGCTCCCGCGACCCCGAGTCCAGGGCCGACACCGCGCACACCGCGCGGCTGCTCGCCGACCGCCTCGGCGTGCCCGTCGTCCCCGCCTACGCCTCCGCCGCCGCCCCCACGGTCCCCGACGCCCTGCGCGCCCTCGCCGCCCGGGGCCGCACCCGCGTCGCCGTGGCCTCCTGCTTCACCGCCCCCGGCCGCTTCGCCACGGAGTGCGCGGCGGCCGCCCCGGGCATCGCGTCGGCGCCCCTGGGCACCCACCCCGCGATCCCCCGCCTCCTCCTCCACCACTACGACCGGGCCGCCACCCCCCTCCTGCGACTGGCCCCGGCCTCCTGA
- a CDS encoding RNA polymerase sigma factor, which translates to MPESSERGRSVTDGSRTSAVPLIAYGPDGGEAADSVPEVPLPHPLAAIILEVAPVQTQTQTLTPPDAGVLVAVPAPADPPAEGLETAGSAEPASRIRPETGGPSSDLFRQYLREIGRIPLLTAAEEVELARRVEAGLFAEEKLRLTPDLDSGLALDLDRLVVMGRMAKRRLIEANLRLVVSVAKRYVGRGLTMLDLVQEGNLGLIRAVEKFDYARGYKFSTYATWWIRQAMSRALADQARTIRVPVHVVELINRVVRVQRRMLQERGYEPTPGEVAAHLDLPPERVGEVLRLAQEPVSLHAPVGEEDDVALGDLIEDGDAASPVESAAFLLLREHLEAVLSTLGERERKVVQLRYGLVDGRPRTLEEIGRLFGVTRERIRQIESKTLNKLRDHAFADQLRGYLD; encoded by the coding sequence GTGCCTGAGTCCTCGGAGCGCGGCCGATCCGTCACCGACGGGTCCCGGACATCCGCGGTTCCGCTCATCGCGTACGGGCCGGACGGCGGCGAGGCCGCCGATTCCGTCCCCGAAGTACCGCTGCCCCACCCCCTGGCAGCGATCATCCTGGAGGTCGCCCCCGTGCAGACCCAGACCCAGACCCTCACCCCTCCCGACGCCGGCGTGCTCGTCGCCGTGCCCGCGCCGGCCGACCCCCCGGCCGAGGGGCTGGAGACCGCCGGGAGCGCCGAGCCGGCCTCGCGCATCCGCCCCGAGACCGGCGGGCCCTCCTCGGACCTGTTCCGCCAGTACCTGCGCGAGATCGGCCGCATCCCGCTGCTGACCGCCGCCGAGGAGGTCGAACTCGCCCGCCGGGTCGAGGCGGGACTGTTCGCCGAGGAGAAGCTGCGCCTCACCCCCGACCTGGACAGCGGTCTCGCCCTCGACCTGGACCGGCTCGTCGTCATGGGCCGGATGGCCAAGCGGCGGCTGATCGAGGCGAATCTGCGGCTCGTGGTGTCCGTCGCCAAGCGGTACGTGGGCCGGGGCCTGACCATGCTGGACCTGGTCCAGGAGGGCAACCTCGGGCTGATCCGGGCGGTGGAGAAGTTCGACTACGCCCGCGGCTACAAGTTCTCCACGTACGCCACCTGGTGGATACGCCAGGCCATGTCCCGCGCGCTGGCCGACCAGGCCCGAACGATCCGGGTGCCCGTGCACGTGGTGGAACTCATCAACCGCGTGGTGCGCGTGCAGCGGCGGATGCTGCAGGAGCGCGGGTACGAGCCGACGCCGGGCGAGGTCGCGGCCCATCTCGACCTGCCGCCGGAGCGGGTGGGGGAGGTGCTGCGGCTGGCGCAGGAGCCGGTGTCGCTGCACGCGCCCGTGGGGGAGGAGGACGACGTCGCGCTCGGTGACCTGATCGAGGACGGGGATGCGGCGAGCCCCGTGGAGTCGGCGGCGTTCCTGCTGCTGCGGGAGCACCTGGAGGCGGTGCTGTCCACGCTGGGGGAGCGGGAGCGGAAGGTGGTCCAGCTGCGGTACGGGCTGGTGGACGGGCGGCCGCGGACGCTGGAGGAGATCGGGCGGCTGTTCGGCGTCACGCGGGAGCGGATACGGCAGATCGAGTCGAAGACGCTGAACAAGCTCCGCGACCATGCCTTCGCGGATCAGCTGCGGGGGTATCTGGACTGA
- a CDS encoding ABC transporter ATP-binding protein, with protein sequence MAGPGGRMMAGGGPGQRSIDFKGSSKRLIARFRPERATICALLACVVLSVGLSVIGPKILGRATDLVFAGIVGRDMPEGATKEQVLESMRERGDGEVADMLRGTDFTPGEGIDFTAVGDVLLFALGVFLVAGLLMAVATRLVNRAVNHTMFRMREDVQTKLSRLPLSYFDKRQRGEVLSRATNDIDNIGQTLQQSMGQLINSLLTIIGVLAMMFYVSWILALVALVTVPLSFVVATRVGKRSQPHFVQQWRSTGTLNAHIEEMYTGHTLVKVFGRQEESAKQFAEENEALYEAGFKAQFNSGVMQPLMFFVSNLNYVLVAVVGGLRVASGSLSIGDVQAFIQYSRQFSMPLTQVASMANLVQSGVASAERVFELLDAEEQEADASPAERPAEPRGRVALERVSFRYDPDKPLIEDLSLAVEPGHTVAIVGPTGAGKTTLVNLLMRFYEVSGGRITLDGVDIARMSRDQLRSGIGMVLQDTWLFGGTIAENIAYGAAREVTREEIEEAARAAHADRFIRTLPDGYDTVIDDEGSGVSAGEKQLITIARAFLSDPVILVLDEATSSVDTRTEVLIQKAMAQLAHGRTSFVIAHRLSTIRDADTILVMENGSIVEQGAHTELLAADGAYARLYKAQFAQAVAEVD encoded by the coding sequence ATGGCGGGGCCCGGAGGGCGGATGATGGCCGGGGGCGGCCCCGGCCAGCGCTCGATCGACTTCAAGGGGTCGAGCAAACGGCTGATCGCGCGGTTCCGGCCGGAACGCGCGACGATCTGCGCGCTGCTGGCCTGTGTCGTGCTGAGCGTCGGCCTCAGCGTGATCGGGCCGAAGATCCTCGGCAGGGCGACCGACCTGGTCTTCGCCGGCATCGTCGGGCGGGACATGCCCGAGGGCGCCACCAAGGAGCAGGTGCTCGAGTCGATGCGGGAGCGGGGCGACGGCGAGGTCGCCGACATGCTCCGCGGCACCGACTTCACCCCCGGCGAGGGCATCGACTTCACGGCGGTGGGCGACGTCCTGCTGTTCGCGCTGGGGGTGTTCCTGGTCGCCGGTCTGCTGATGGCGGTCGCGACCCGGCTGGTGAACCGGGCCGTCAACCACACCATGTTCCGGATGCGCGAGGACGTGCAGACGAAGCTGTCGCGGCTGCCGCTGTCGTACTTCGACAAGCGGCAGCGGGGTGAGGTGCTCAGCCGCGCCACCAACGACATCGACAACATCGGGCAGACGCTCCAGCAGTCGATGGGCCAGCTGATCAACTCGCTGCTCACCATCATCGGCGTGCTCGCGATGATGTTCTACGTCTCGTGGATCCTGGCGCTGGTCGCGCTGGTGACGGTGCCGCTGTCGTTCGTCGTCGCCACCCGGGTCGGCAAGCGGTCGCAGCCGCACTTCGTGCAGCAGTGGCGCTCGACCGGCACCCTCAACGCGCACATCGAGGAGATGTACACCGGGCACACCCTGGTGAAGGTGTTCGGGCGGCAGGAGGAGTCGGCGAAGCAGTTCGCCGAGGAGAACGAGGCGCTGTACGAGGCCGGGTTCAAGGCGCAGTTCAACAGCGGCGTCATGCAGCCGCTGATGTTCTTCGTCTCGAACCTCAACTATGTGCTGGTGGCCGTCGTCGGCGGGCTGCGGGTCGCTTCGGGCTCGCTGTCCATCGGTGACGTGCAGGCGTTCATCCAGTACTCGCGGCAGTTCTCGATGCCGCTGACGCAGGTCGCGTCGATGGCGAACCTGGTGCAGTCGGGCGTCGCCTCGGCGGAGCGGGTCTTCGAGCTGCTGGACGCGGAGGAGCAGGAGGCCGACGCCTCGCCGGCCGAAAGGCCGGCCGAGCCGCGCGGGCGGGTGGCGCTGGAGCGGGTGTCGTTCCGTTACGACCCCGACAAGCCGCTGATCGAGGACCTGTCGCTGGCGGTCGAGCCGGGCCACACGGTGGCGATCGTCGGGCCGACGGGAGCCGGCAAGACGACGCTGGTGAACCTGCTGATGCGGTTCTACGAGGTGTCCGGCGGGCGGATCACCCTCGACGGGGTGGACATCGCGCGGATGTCCCGGGACCAACTGCGGTCCGGCATCGGGATGGTGCTGCAGGACACCTGGCTGTTCGGCGGCACGATCGCGGAGAACATCGCCTACGGCGCGGCGCGGGAGGTCACCCGGGAGGAGATCGAGGAGGCGGCGCGGGCGGCGCACGCGGACCGCTTCATCCGGACGCTGCCCGACGGGTACGACACGGTGATCGACGACGAGGGGTCGGGGGTCAGCGCGGGCGAGAAGCAGCTGATCACCATCGCCCGGGCGTTCCTGTCGGACCCGGTGATCCTCGTGCTGGACGAGGCGACGAGTTCCGTGGACACCCGCACGGAGGTGCTGATCCAGAAGGCGATGGCGCAACTGGCGCACGGCCGCACGTCGTTCGTGATCGCGCACCGGCTGTCCACGATCCGCGACGCGGACACCATCCTGGTCATGGAGAACGGCTCGATCGTCGAACAGGGCGCCCACACCGAGCTGCTGGCGGCGGACGGCGCGTACGCCCGCCTCTACAAGGCCCAGTTCGCCCAGGCGGTGGCCGAGGTCGACTGA
- a CDS encoding deoxyguanosinetriphosphate triphosphohydrolase: MEGTAPPTPYDPTSVARWAPEPDKRPGRTAFQRDRARVLHSAALRRLAGKTQVVTPGDHSQVWDASPRTRLTHSLECAQVGRELGAALGCDPDLVEAACLSHDLGHPPFGHNGEQALNEFAEDCGGFEGNAQSLRLLTRIEPKRFTPEGSVGLNLTRAALDAATKYPWPRGAHPTDPASPKFGVYDDDRPVFDWVREGAPADRVCFEAQVMDWSDDVAYSVHDVEDGLHAGHIDPNCLHAEPERRAVFAVAVGRYVPADTDPAELAESLDRLLAQEWWPHGYDGTAVAQARLKDATSQLIGRFCLAAETATRLAHGNGRLTRYGAELVVPRGTRMECAVLKAVADRYVMQRAEQERLRADQRIVVLELAEALTLRAPHGLDPQFRTLFERAPDDRARKRVIVDQIASLTDASARSLHARLTGQA, translated from the coding sequence ATGGAAGGCACCGCACCCCCCACCCCGTACGACCCGACGTCGGTCGCCCGCTGGGCGCCCGAACCCGACAAGCGCCCCGGCCGCACCGCCTTCCAGCGCGACCGCGCCCGCGTGCTGCACTCCGCCGCGCTCCGCCGCCTCGCGGGCAAGACGCAGGTCGTCACCCCCGGCGACCACAGCCAGGTGTGGGACGCCAGCCCCCGCACCCGCCTCACCCACTCCCTGGAATGCGCCCAGGTCGGCCGCGAACTCGGCGCCGCCCTCGGCTGCGACCCCGACCTCGTCGAGGCCGCCTGCCTCTCCCACGACCTCGGGCACCCGCCCTTCGGCCACAACGGCGAACAGGCGCTGAACGAGTTCGCGGAGGACTGCGGCGGCTTCGAGGGCAACGCCCAGTCCCTGCGCCTGCTCACCCGCATCGAACCCAAACGGTTCACCCCCGAGGGCTCCGTCGGCCTCAACCTCACCCGTGCCGCGCTCGACGCCGCCACCAAGTACCCCTGGCCCCGCGGCGCCCACCCCACCGACCCGGCCTCCCCGAAGTTCGGCGTCTACGACGACGACCGCCCCGTCTTCGACTGGGTCCGCGAGGGCGCCCCCGCCGACCGCGTCTGCTTCGAGGCCCAGGTCATGGACTGGTCCGACGACGTCGCCTACTCGGTGCACGACGTGGAGGACGGCCTGCACGCCGGCCACATCGACCCCAACTGCCTGCACGCCGAACCGGAACGCCGGGCCGTCTTCGCGGTCGCCGTCGGGCGGTACGTCCCGGCGGACACCGACCCCGCCGAACTGGCGGAGTCCCTCGACCGCCTCCTCGCCCAGGAGTGGTGGCCGCACGGCTACGACGGCACCGCCGTCGCCCAGGCCCGCCTGAAGGACGCCACCAGCCAGCTCATCGGCCGCTTCTGCCTCGCCGCCGAGACCGCCACCCGCCTCGCCCACGGCAATGGCCGCCTCACCCGGTACGGCGCCGAGCTCGTCGTACCGCGCGGCACCCGCATGGAGTGTGCCGTCCTCAAGGCGGTCGCCGACCGCTACGTCATGCAGCGCGCCGAACAGGAGCGGCTCCGCGCCGACCAGCGGATCGTCGTCCTCGAACTGGCCGAGGCGCTCACCCTCCGCGCCCCCCACGGCCTGGACCCCCAGTTCCGCACGCTGTTCGAGCGGGCCCCGGACGACCGTGCCCGCAAGCGGGTGATCGTCGACCAGATCGCGTCGCTCACCGACGCCTCGGCCCGTTCGCTTCACGCCCGCCTCACGGGGCAGGCATGA